One stretch of Arachis duranensis cultivar V14167 chromosome 1, aradu.V14167.gnm2.J7QH, whole genome shotgun sequence DNA includes these proteins:
- the LOC107476288 gene encoding SKP1-like protein 1B, whose amino-acid sequence MASTKKITLKSSDGEAFEVDEAVALESQTIKHMIEDDCADSGIPLPNVTSKILAKVIEYCKKHVDAAASEEKPSEEDLKMWDAEFVKVDQATLFDLILAANYLNIKSLLDLTCQTVADMIKGKTPEEIRKTFNIKNDFTPEEEEEVRRENQWAFE is encoded by the exons ATGGCGTCAACGAAGAAGATCACTTTGAAAAGTTCCGATGGCGAGGCGTTTGAGGTTGACGAGGCAGTGGCTCTCGAATCGCAGACGATCAAGCACATGATCGAAGACGATTGCGCTGACAGTGGAATTCCTCTTCCAAACGTCACCAGCAAGATCCTTGCGAAGGTGATTGAGTATTGCAAGAAGCACGTCGATGCTGCTGCTTCCGAGGAGAAGCCATCCGAGGAGGATCTCAAGATGTGGGATGCTGAATTCGTTAAGGTCGATCAGGCCACGCTCTTCGATCTTATTCTG GCTGCAAACTACTTGAACATCAAGAGCCTCTTGGACCTTACTTGCCAGACAGTGGCAGACATGATCAAGGGCAAGACTCCGGAGGAGATTCGCAAGACGTTCAATATCAAGAATGACTTCACGccggaggaggaggaggaggtccGCCGCGAAAACCAGTGGGCATTTGAATGA